In Tepidanaerobacter syntrophicus, a single genomic region encodes these proteins:
- a CDS encoding IS110 family transposase encodes MNNVNPVVGVDVAKDFCYYCVLSPDGKKYLEPFKAFNTKEGLDFVLEKLKKVEKAFKNRPVIVLESTGHYSTRLVHLFGKNEFEVFLVNPLQSHSIKNSSIRKVKNDKADAEELARLYFVCDLQQHRPFDDSIANLKVLSRAYFSLSEQRISMLNQLTAAVDQVLPGFTRIFNISSKTCVELLARYSSPDALLSSP; translated from the coding sequence ATGAATAATGTTAACCCTGTAGTTGGTGTCGATGTAGCTAAAGATTTTTGCTACTACTGTGTTCTTTCTCCTGATGGCAAAAAATATTTGGAGCCATTTAAAGCATTTAACACAAAAGAGGGATTGGATTTTGTCTTAGAAAAATTAAAAAAGGTGGAGAAGGCTTTTAAAAATAGGCCAGTAATCGTCTTGGAATCCACCGGACACTATTCTACACGCCTAGTCCACTTATTTGGTAAGAATGAGTTTGAAGTATTTTTAGTTAATCCACTTCAATCTCATTCTATCAAAAATTCTTCGATTCGAAAAGTAAAAAATGATAAAGCAGATGCAGAAGAATTGGCCAGGCTTTATTTCGTTTGTGATTTACAGCAGCATCGCCCCTTTGATGATTCTATAGCAAATCTTAAGGTATTGTCCAGGGCTTACTTTTCATTGTCGGAACAAAGGATAAGTATGCTAAATCAGTTAACAGCTGCTGTTGATCAAGTTTTGCCGGGCTTTACAAGGATTTTTAACATTTCTTCCAAGACTTGTGTTGAACTGCTTGCAAGATATTCTTCTCCGGATGCGCTTTTAAGCTCGCCTTAG
- the radA gene encoding DNA repair protein RadA yields the protein MKEKKRFICQQCGAVLPKWMGKCPECSSWNSIVEEMIVSPAGSTHRTYKQPVSLNDIVYSEEERILTSIGELDRVLGGGIVPGSLILVGGDPGIGKSTLMLQICGNLSKNRKVLYISGEESEKQIKLRADRLGIKNGTMYIMAENNMDEIEAVISEIKPDIAIIDSIQTVYFPQISSGPGSVSQIREATVKCLRLAKETGSAIFIVGHVTKEGSLAGPKLLEHMVDCVLYFEGERYYSYRLLRAVKNRFGSTNEIGIFEMRDKGLAEVDSPSKYLLSGKPNGTPGSAVVCILEGTRPLLVEVQALVSKSGFTLPRRQTSGIDYNRAVLLTAVLEKKLGFILAQQDIFVNVAGGIKINEPGADLAIVLAIASSFKNRPVAENTVIIGEVGLAGEVRAVNHMEKRIKEAAKLGFSRAIIPSENAAEISNIVEIKIDGVKNIREAVEAGLE from the coding sequence TTGAAGGAGAAAAAGCGCTTTATTTGTCAGCAGTGCGGTGCTGTTTTACCTAAATGGATGGGAAAGTGTCCGGAATGCAGCAGCTGGAACAGTATTGTAGAAGAGATGATAGTATCTCCCGCCGGCAGCACTCATAGAACTTACAAGCAGCCAGTAAGTCTAAATGATATTGTTTATTCTGAGGAAGAAAGGATACTGACATCTATAGGCGAGCTGGACCGAGTGCTTGGAGGCGGGATTGTTCCGGGAAGCCTCATTTTAGTAGGCGGGGATCCGGGAATCGGAAAATCCACTCTCATGCTGCAGATCTGCGGAAATTTAAGTAAAAACAGAAAAGTTTTATATATATCGGGCGAAGAATCAGAAAAACAAATAAAACTTCGAGCTGACAGACTTGGAATTAAAAATGGCACTATGTATATAATGGCTGAAAATAATATGGATGAGATTGAGGCTGTCATTAGCGAGATAAAACCTGATATAGCGATTATCGATTCAATTCAAACGGTATACTTTCCCCAGATTTCCTCAGGGCCGGGAAGCGTAAGCCAAATAAGAGAGGCTACCGTAAAATGTCTAAGGCTTGCAAAGGAAACGGGTTCAGCCATATTTATTGTAGGACATGTTACTAAAGAGGGAAGCCTTGCGGGTCCGAAACTCCTTGAACACATGGTAGATTGCGTGCTCTATTTTGAAGGCGAGCGATATTATTCCTATAGGTTGCTTAGAGCAGTTAAGAATCGCTTCGGCTCCACAAATGAAATAGGTATCTTCGAAATGAGGGATAAAGGGCTTGCCGAGGTGGACAGTCCTTCAAAGTATTTGCTTTCAGGCAAGCCAAACGGTACACCCGGATCCGCTGTTGTATGTATTTTAGAAGGAACCAGGCCTCTTTTAGTTGAAGTTCAGGCCCTTGTATCTAAATCAGGATTTACCCTTCCAAGGCGTCAGACCTCAGGAATAGATTATAATCGAGCAGTTCTCCTGACTGCCGTTTTAGAAAAGAAGCTGGGATTTATACTGGCACAGCAAGACATATTTGTAAATGTAGCCGGCGGCATAAAAATAAATGAACCAGGAGCGGATTTGGCAATAGTTCTTGCTATAGCATCCAGCTTTAAAAACCGTCCCGTGGCAGAAAATACAGTGATAATAGGCGAAGTAGGTCTTGCAGGAGAAGTAAGAGCGGTAAATCATATGGAAAAACGCATAAAAGAAGCAGCAAAACTTGGATTTTCAAGAGCCATAATTCCCAGTGAAAACGCTGCTGAGATATCAAATATCGTAGAAATAAAAATTGATGGAGTAAAAAATATACGAGAGGCTGTAGAGGCAGGATTGGAATGA